One segment of Paenibacillus rhizovicinus DNA contains the following:
- a CDS encoding DUF445 domain-containing protein has product MANESKKNKHFANISLGVMAAGFAATIPFRGGGLGLLHAGFEAGVIGGLADWFAVTALFRHPLGIPIPHTALLPRNRKKMSEGIVRVLEDRLLAKESMLEKLKQFELMGQLLPAVRGALHSAVHSERLPHLLEGVVRSVDAERFVPMLAGEIQAAVRRIDLEAALRSFLRKAEENGMDERMLDMLLERAETWVATEGMRRELGSAVMTLIKGLNLGGLMAFAVNAFVGYLEEDKLGTMLQSFILAKINELKIPDTQRRLVVMSKLREALDLLITQLAASGQLDAMRDELLNAFDIEGELYKLVELLREKGIDFLHGEAFTTTTWPFIEGLMNRFEENEALVDDAEQWLKGQAAALIERNHVRIGSFVRENLDRLDNDQLVELIEDKVGQDLQWIRVNGALCGFLIGLLLRGIEMATGNV; this is encoded by the coding sequence ATGGCGAACGAATCGAAGAAAAATAAACATTTTGCCAATATATCGCTCGGGGTGATGGCGGCTGGTTTTGCTGCGACTATTCCGTTCCGCGGCGGGGGACTCGGGCTGCTGCACGCGGGTTTTGAAGCCGGCGTCATCGGGGGGCTTGCGGACTGGTTTGCGGTGACGGCGCTGTTCCGCCATCCGCTGGGCATTCCGATTCCGCATACGGCGCTGCTGCCGCGCAATCGGAAGAAGATGTCCGAGGGCATCGTGCGCGTGCTGGAGGACCGGCTGCTTGCCAAAGAGAGCATGCTCGAGAAGCTGAAGCAGTTCGAACTGATGGGGCAGCTGCTGCCCGCCGTCCGCGGCGCGCTGCATTCGGCGGTGCACAGTGAACGGCTTCCGCATCTATTGGAAGGCGTGGTTCGCAGCGTCGACGCGGAACGCTTCGTTCCGATGCTGGCCGGAGAGATTCAGGCGGCCGTGCGGCGGATCGATCTCGAGGCCGCGCTTCGCAGCTTCCTGCGGAAGGCGGAGGAGAACGGCATGGACGAACGGATGCTCGACATGCTGTTAGAACGCGCGGAAACGTGGGTTGCCACGGAAGGCATGCGCCGCGAGCTCGGCAGCGCGGTCATGACGCTCATTAAAGGGCTGAACCTGGGCGGCCTGATGGCGTTCGCGGTCAATGCGTTCGTCGGCTACCTGGAAGAGGATAAGCTCGGAACGATGCTGCAGTCGTTCATCCTTGCCAAGATCAATGAGCTGAAGATCCCGGACACGCAGCGCCGGCTTGTCGTCATGAGCAAGCTGCGCGAAGCGCTGGACCTGCTGATTACGCAATTGGCGGCATCCGGCCAGCTTGACGCCATGCGCGACGAGCTGCTGAACGCTTTCGATATTGAAGGCGAGCTGTACAAGCTGGTTGAGCTCCTGCGGGAGAAGGGAATCGACTTCCTGCACGGCGAAGCTTTTACGACGACGACATGGCCTTTTATTGAAGGGTTGATGAACCGGTTCGAAGAGAACGAAGCGCTGGTCGACGATGCCGAGCAATGGCTCAAGGGCCAGGCCGCGGCGCTGATCGAGCGCAATCATGTGCGGATCGGCTCCTTCGTCAGGGAGAACCTGGACCGTCTCGACAACGACCAGCTCGTCGAACTGATCGAAGACAAGGTCGGGCAGGATTTGCAGTGGATCCGCGTGAACGGTGCGCTATGTGGCTTCCTGATCGGCCTGCTGCTGCGGGGCATCGAGATGGCGACCGGAAATGTCTAA
- a CDS encoding sensor histidine kinase: MLPWKGGNGVTRGFHSIQYRLFVLFLVSMSAIVLTVSVLYYNRTTVQFHEKISSLSKQNVSQTAGLFDLLLKGYDSLSKSVTGNTDLTRILSNPQIDSPAVDYFNEQAITNILGAAFLSQEDIIGIHVLTDKGKVYNYGNYANVINPEYRSTGWYGVISASTGDMQWLGVFDHSIIDQVDDRDVFAFGRPIYDLNNHRPIGVALFETDPQAITAAMDNLKLGAHSEVFLMNSKGDIISATAFHWDPAWLAKLPRPQNGVPVVEEHDKRLVVASQLPFADWTVLSVTPDRDLNVELTETKRFLIIVGAILVVFSVLLASIFSRTLSSPLKRLISEMKQVEIGNFRGSLNVTSYREINILVASFNQMVNRIAELIERVKVSSISEKNAELQALQSQVNPHFLYNTLDMIYWMLDEKGHDRLGEVVLSLSRLFRYSSHWVDGAAVTLREETEQIEHYLTIIVTRLEGRLTVDVDVGEAWSNIAVPKMTLQPVIENAVKHGLEPLVDRAGVLRVYMEEEDRQLRIMVADNGIGMDAATLAELNATLKRAKDDTVQDVNEESERQEGGIGLVNLQRRLQHMFGGAYGLELISERNRGTTAIITIPILPQKEGGALHGSEHPYRG; encoded by the coding sequence ATGCTGCCTTGGAAAGGCGGTAACGGCGTGACGCGCGGTTTTCATTCCATACAATATCGACTGTTCGTGCTTTTCCTGGTGAGCATGTCCGCGATCGTGCTTACGGTCAGCGTCCTGTACTACAACCGAACGACGGTGCAATTTCATGAGAAGATCAGCAGCCTCTCGAAGCAGAACGTATCGCAGACGGCAGGCCTGTTCGATCTTCTTCTGAAAGGGTATGACAGCTTATCCAAATCCGTAACCGGCAATACCGACCTCACTCGCATATTGAGCAATCCTCAAATCGACAGCCCTGCTGTCGATTATTTTAATGAGCAGGCAATTACCAATATATTGGGAGCCGCGTTCTTGTCGCAGGAGGACATCATCGGCATTCATGTGCTGACGGATAAAGGGAAAGTCTATAATTACGGGAATTATGCCAATGTCATTAATCCGGAGTACAGGTCGACCGGCTGGTATGGCGTGATCTCGGCTTCGACCGGCGATATGCAGTGGCTCGGCGTGTTCGATCATTCCATCATCGATCAGGTCGACGACCGCGACGTGTTCGCGTTCGGGCGGCCGATATACGATCTCAACAATCATCGGCCGATCGGCGTAGCCTTGTTCGAGACGGATCCGCAGGCAATCACCGCCGCAATGGACAATTTGAAGCTCGGCGCGCACAGCGAGGTTTTCCTGATGAACAGCAAGGGGGATATTATATCCGCTACGGCTTTCCATTGGGACCCCGCTTGGCTGGCGAAACTGCCGCGTCCGCAGAACGGCGTGCCGGTCGTCGAGGAGCATGACAAGCGGCTGGTCGTCGCTTCGCAGCTGCCGTTCGCGGATTGGACGGTGCTTAGCGTGACGCCGGACCGGGATCTGAACGTGGAGTTGACGGAGACGAAGCGATTCCTGATCATCGTCGGCGCCATCCTCGTCGTGTTCTCCGTGCTGCTCGCGTCGATCTTCTCGCGCACGCTCTCGTCGCCGCTGAAACGGTTGATTTCCGAGATGAAGCAGGTCGAAATCGGGAATTTCCGCGGCTCGCTTAACGTAACGTCCTATCGGGAAATCAATATTCTGGTCGCGTCCTTCAATCAAATGGTTAATCGGATCGCGGAGCTGATCGAGCGGGTAAAGGTATCCTCGATCAGCGAGAAGAATGCGGAGCTTCAGGCTTTGCAATCGCAGGTCAACCCGCATTTCCTGTATAACACGCTCGACATGATTTATTGGATGCTGGACGAGAAAGGCCATGACCGGCTCGGGGAAGTCGTGCTGTCGCTATCCCGGTTGTTCCGCTACAGCAGCCACTGGGTGGATGGCGCGGCCGTCACGCTTCGCGAGGAAACCGAACAGATCGAGCATTATTTGACGATTATCGTAACCCGCCTGGAAGGGCGCTTGACGGTCGACGTGGATGTCGGTGAAGCGTGGTCGAACATCGCCGTTCCCAAAATGACGCTGCAGCCCGTGATCGAAAACGCCGTGAAGCACGGCCTGGAGCCGCTTGTCGACCGGGCGGGGGTGCTGCGCGTCTATATGGAGGAAGAGGATCGCCAGCTGCGCATCATGGTCGCGGATAACGGTATCGGCATGGATGCCGCGACGCTCGCCGAGCTGAACGCGACGCTGAAACGGGCGAAGGACGACACGGTCCAGGATGTGAACGAGGAATCGGAACGGCAAGAGGGCGGCATCGGTCTGGTCAATCTGCAGCGGCGCCTTCAGCATATGTTCGGCGGCGCGTACGGACTGGAATTAATCAGCGAACGGAATCGCGGGACGACGGCGATCATTACGATCCCGATCCTGCCGCAGAAGGAAGGAGGAGCCTTGCATGGCAGTGAACATCCTTATCGCGGATGA
- a CDS encoding fumarylacetoacetate hydrolase family protein, which yields MEEIRNIYCVGRNYALHAKELGNDVPEEPMIFSKPTHALHPASGKLALPGTIGEIHYELEVVVRIRTAYKPGMKADELIDGIALGIDLTARDVQSQLKEKRHPWLLAKGFIGSAVLAPFQPFEGGEAFENLTFSLMKNEETVQSGSPRDMIFSLQQLIDFIGTRMGLGAGDIIYTGTPAGVGPLADGDTLELKLAAGGKEETFGPLYVDLIE from the coding sequence ATGGAAGAAATCCGCAATATTTACTGCGTCGGGCGCAATTACGCGCTGCACGCAAAGGAGCTTGGCAACGACGTTCCGGAGGAGCCGATGATCTTCTCCAAGCCGACGCACGCGCTGCATCCGGCAAGCGGCAAGCTTGCCCTGCCCGGCACGATCGGGGAGATTCACTACGAGCTGGAGGTTGTCGTTCGGATCCGAACGGCATACAAGCCGGGCATGAAAGCGGACGAGCTCATCGACGGCATCGCGCTCGGCATCGACTTGACCGCGCGCGACGTGCAGTCGCAGCTCAAGGAGAAGCGCCACCCCTGGCTGCTGGCCAAAGGATTCATCGGCTCCGCCGTATTGGCGCCGTTCCAGCCGTTCGAGGGTGGAGAAGCATTCGAGAACTTGACCTTCAGCCTTATGAAAAACGAAGAAACCGTGCAAAGCGGCTCGCCGCGGGACATGATCTTCTCCCTGCAGCAGCTGATCGACTTCATCGGCACGCGCATGGGACTCGGCGCCGGCGACATTATCTACACCGGCACGCCGGCAGGCGTCGGCCCGCTTGCGGACGGCGATACGCTGGAGCTGAAGCTCGCTGCCGGCGGCAAGGAAGAGACGTTCGGTCCGCTGTACGTGGATTTGATCGAATAG
- a CDS encoding extracellular solute-binding protein, which yields MVKKSTKTAAIALTAAALLLGATACGNKNNDNNNTNTGNAGTNAGTNAGGANTGASDEKVTINFQNIYPDPATPSYKMLHAIVDQYQKDHPNVTIALESMNTDQQKLKLKTQAASNTVPDITIVNPSAQLQPYLKVLAPLNDMLDKNGLKDTFQKGLLDYYSADGNTYGVPDGNNIEVVYYNKDLFAQAGITAPPTTFDEFLADVKALRAKNITPIAEGEKDSWTGSFLFMNILLRTNGGPGFLQDVVDGKKTFKDPAFIEAVTAMQDLIQAKAFEEGATSIDYNTGGNIFKTGKAAMMIMGTWETGAVDSSAVGPKVGVFKFPTVNGKGDPDQYMLAPGSAFAISANSKHLQATKDFLNYFMTEMPKKQFELKNAVGSGQIIAGDFKAAGYSQLQQDVLEMFKGVKGGDISFDNTMKPAVAQAHLSSIQNMFVQKVDPAAVAAEHQSAFDANK from the coding sequence ATGGTTAAAAAGTCTACAAAAACAGCCGCGATTGCACTGACGGCGGCAGCGTTGCTTCTAGGCGCGACGGCATGCGGTAACAAAAACAACGACAACAACAATACAAATACCGGCAATGCAGGCACGAACGCTGGTACGAACGCGGGCGGCGCGAATACAGGCGCAAGCGACGAGAAAGTTACGATCAATTTCCAAAACATCTACCCGGATCCGGCGACTCCTTCCTACAAAATGCTCCACGCGATCGTGGACCAATACCAAAAAGATCACCCGAACGTAACGATCGCGCTCGAGTCCATGAATACGGACCAACAAAAGCTGAAATTGAAGACGCAAGCGGCTTCTAACACAGTGCCGGACATCACGATCGTGAACCCGTCCGCTCAACTGCAGCCTTACCTTAAGGTTCTTGCTCCACTGAACGACATGCTCGATAAGAATGGCCTGAAAGACACGTTCCAAAAAGGCCTGCTCGATTACTACAGCGCTGACGGCAACACATACGGCGTGCCGGACGGCAACAACATCGAAGTCGTCTACTACAATAAAGACCTGTTCGCGCAAGCGGGCATCACGGCTCCTCCAACGACGTTCGATGAATTCTTGGCGGACGTGAAAGCATTGCGCGCGAAGAACATCACGCCGATCGCCGAAGGCGAGAAAGACTCCTGGACGGGTTCGTTCCTGTTCATGAACATCCTGCTTCGCACGAATGGCGGCCCAGGCTTCCTGCAAGACGTCGTTGACGGCAAGAAAACGTTTAAAGATCCAGCGTTCATCGAGGCCGTTACAGCTATGCAGGATCTGATTCAAGCCAAAGCATTTGAAGAAGGCGCAACGTCCATCGACTACAACACGGGCGGCAACATCTTCAAAACAGGCAAAGCGGCTATGATGATCATGGGTACGTGGGAAACCGGCGCGGTCGACTCTTCGGCTGTAGGTCCTAAAGTAGGCGTATTCAAATTCCCAACGGTTAACGGCAAAGGCGATCCGGACCAATACATGCTGGCGCCAGGATCCGCATTTGCGATCTCCGCTAACAGCAAGCACCTGCAAGCAACGAAGGATTTCCTGAACTACTTCATGACGGAAATGCCGAAGAAACAATTCGAACTGAAAAACGCGGTCGGCAGCGGCCAAATCATTGCCGGTGACTTCAAAGCGGCTGGTTACTCGCAACTGCAGCAAGACGTGCTTGAAATGTTCAAAGGCGTTAAAGGCGGCGACATCTCGTTCGATAACACGATGAAACCGGCCGTAGCGCAAGCTCACCTGAGCAGCATCCAAAACATGTTCGTACAGAAAGTAGATCCGGCTGCAGTAGCTGCCGAGCACCAATCCGCATTCGACGCTAACAAGTAA
- a CDS encoding response regulator: MNILIADDESVIREGVKRTIKRAFPAYTIHLAGSAEEAVGILESRPIDIVLTDILMPGINGLEFMKMSRRKYPQVKWVVISAHSEFSYAQEAVRLGARDYLLKPIGKQRLIELMEQLALETQAETEMSLEGDMLRQNLKYLREAVFQRLATGLDIGNLDIAPIFEKYPNFHLVLAHIEEAVKPVHLEHFIIENVLSELVDRHGQGFVVNFDRQTLLAIVHFSNPAGVEAMLTELKTHLRHYLKVPFHITQSGTITDFQRIAQEVKRLRQAASIPGADRTEGSSDHAIDVALQYLKAHYNEELSLEKVASVVFLNPIYFSQLFKQKTGQGYKEYVISLRIEQAKELLQQHGLKLADIAERIGYGDVRHFTQVFRKKMNVTPTEYRQQFLAER; encoded by the coding sequence GTGAACATCCTTATCGCGGATGACGAGAGCGTTATCCGTGAAGGTGTTAAACGCACGATCAAGCGGGCTTTTCCCGCTTATACGATCCATCTGGCCGGCTCGGCCGAGGAGGCGGTCGGCATCCTGGAAAGCCGGCCGATCGATATCGTGCTGACGGATATTTTAATGCCGGGCATCAACGGTCTGGAATTCATGAAGATGTCGCGCCGCAAATATCCGCAGGTGAAATGGGTCGTCATTTCGGCGCATTCCGAATTCTCCTATGCCCAGGAGGCGGTGCGGCTTGGCGCGCGCGACTATCTGCTTAAGCCGATCGGCAAGCAGCGGCTCATCGAGCTGATGGAGCAGTTGGCCCTGGAGACGCAGGCGGAGACCGAGATGTCGCTGGAAGGGGATATGCTGCGTCAGAACTTGAAGTATCTGCGCGAAGCGGTGTTCCAGCGGCTTGCGACGGGGCTGGATATCGGCAACCTGGACATTGCGCCGATTTTTGAGAAATATCCGAACTTCCACCTCGTGCTTGCGCACATCGAAGAGGCGGTCAAACCGGTACATCTAGAGCATTTTATTATCGAGAACGTGCTGTCTGAACTGGTGGACCGGCATGGCCAGGGGTTCGTCGTCAATTTCGACCGGCAGACCTTGCTGGCCATCGTTCATTTCTCGAACCCGGCGGGCGTAGAAGCGATGCTCACGGAGCTGAAGACGCATCTCCGCCACTATCTCAAGGTGCCGTTCCATATTACGCAGTCCGGCACGATCACCGACTTTCAACGGATCGCGCAGGAAGTGAAGCGGCTGCGTCAAGCTGCTTCCATACCCGGCGCGGATCGGACCGAGGGCAGCAGCGACCATGCTATCGACGTGGCGCTGCAGTACTTGAAGGCGCACTACAACGAGGAGCTGTCGCTCGAGAAGGTGGCGTCCGTCGTGTTCCTGAATCCCATTTACTTCAGCCAATTGTTCAAGCAGAAGACGGGGCAGGGGTACAAGGAGTACGTGATAAGCCTGCGCATTGAGCAGGCGAAGGAGCTGCTGCAGCAGCACGGTTTGAAGCTTGCGGACATTGCCGAGCGGATTGGCTATGGGGACGTCCGGCATTTCACGCAGGTGTTCCGCAAGAAGATGAACGTGACGCCTACGGAGTATCGGCAGCAATTCCTCGCGGAGCGGTGA
- a CDS encoding carbohydrate ABC transporter permease, with protein sequence MNVLKVPARTIAVFVLPCLLIYIGLVFVPIIVSVYDSTLEWDGINAAKHIGIDNFKTMFAHDAHFWPAVRHTLMYAVFSMLEIPICLFIAALMNRYVKKANTLVSLYFVPVVLSTVIIGQLWKTVYNPTEMGGMLNGILNSLGLDSWTHNWLTEPKIAMYCLYIVSLWQYFGYHLLIQFTGVQNIPQEVYEAAKIDGAEGFKSDWYITFPMAVPIFKISIVLAFIGSLQSFDLVWVMTGGGPAHATDTIATLMYNSSFTSYQYGYGSALATFLVVLCLVVTVIINAVFKKVEEKYS encoded by the coding sequence GTGAATGTTTTAAAAGTACCGGCCCGTACAATCGCAGTATTCGTCCTGCCGTGTCTACTTATTTACATCGGTCTCGTGTTTGTTCCCATCATCGTTTCGGTTTACGACAGCACGCTCGAATGGGACGGCATCAATGCGGCGAAGCACATCGGGATCGATAACTTTAAGACGATGTTCGCGCACGACGCGCACTTCTGGCCGGCTGTCCGACACACCCTGATGTACGCAGTGTTCTCCATGCTTGAAATTCCGATTTGCTTGTTTATCGCGGCATTGATGAACCGTTATGTCAAGAAAGCGAACACGCTCGTCTCGCTCTACTTCGTACCTGTCGTTCTGTCCACCGTCATCATCGGCCAATTGTGGAAAACAGTCTACAACCCGACGGAAATGGGCGGTATGCTGAACGGCATTCTGAACTCGTTAGGTCTTGACAGCTGGACGCACAACTGGCTCACGGAGCCGAAAATCGCGATGTATTGCCTGTATATCGTATCGTTGTGGCAATATTTCGGTTATCACCTGCTCATTCAATTCACGGGCGTGCAGAACATCCCGCAAGAAGTGTACGAGGCTGCCAAGATCGACGGCGCCGAGGGCTTCAAATCTGACTGGTACATCACGTTTCCAATGGCCGTTCCGATCTTCAAAATTTCTATCGTACTCGCGTTTATCGGCTCTTTGCAGTCGTTCGACCTCGTATGGGTCATGACTGGCGGCGGTCCCGCGCACGCGACGGATACGATTGCGACGCTCATGTACAACAGCTCCTTCACGTCCTACCAATACGGTTACGGAAGCGCTCTTGCTACATTCCTCGTTGTCTTGTGTCTGGTCGTTACGGTTATTATCAACGCCGTGTTCAAAAAAGTCGAAGAGAAGTACAGCTAG
- a CDS encoding carbohydrate ABC transporter permease, which translates to MKSISKWVVYLLLAILVITQIYPLFWLVLYSLKTNDQILGGSFFSMPTTPQWANYKAAYTSGHYLQYLGNSVLVTCVTLLCVIVFSSMVAYAISRFKWKYGPIVTLIFLMGMMIPMSATLLPLMVIFKNIHILDTRWALILPYVAFSTPISVFILSGFMRGIPAEIEESAFMDGASVYRIFRSIILPVSVPPIMTVIILTFITIWNEYIMAATFISSEKLKTLPFGIYTFVSQYNVNYGAIGAFLILGALPVLLVYFILSERITKGMVAGAVKG; encoded by the coding sequence ATGAAGTCAATATCCAAATGGGTCGTGTATTTGCTTCTGGCGATCCTCGTTATCACGCAAATTTATCCATTGTTTTGGCTGGTTCTGTACTCGCTCAAAACGAACGATCAGATTCTCGGAGGCAGCTTCTTCTCGATGCCGACGACGCCGCAATGGGCTAACTATAAAGCCGCCTACACGAGCGGACATTACTTGCAATATCTCGGCAACAGCGTGCTCGTTACTTGCGTGACGCTGCTGTGCGTCATCGTCTTCAGCTCGATGGTCGCTTACGCGATCTCGCGCTTTAAATGGAAATACGGTCCGATCGTCACGCTCATCTTCCTGATGGGCATGATGATTCCGATGTCGGCGACGCTGCTGCCGCTGATGGTCATCTTCAAGAACATTCACATCCTGGATACGCGCTGGGCGCTCATTCTCCCGTACGTCGCCTTCTCGACGCCGATCTCGGTCTTCATTCTGAGCGGCTTCATGCGAGGCATTCCGGCCGAGATCGAAGAATCGGCGTTCATGGACGGCGCCAGCGTTTATCGGATCTTCCGCAGTATCATTCTGCCGGTATCGGTGCCGCCGATCATGACGGTCATCATCTTGACGTTCATTACGATTTGGAACGAATACATCATGGCCGCGACGTTTATCTCGTCGGAGAAGTTGAAAACTCTCCCGTTCGGCATCTACACGTTCGTGAGTCAGTACAACGTCAACTACGGTGCAATCGGCGCATTCCTTATCCTCGGCGCGCTGCCGGTATTGCTCGTGTACTTCATTCTTTCCGAACGCATTACGAAAGGTATGGTAGCGGGAGCGGTTAAAGGTTAA